GCATCATTTTTTATCATGAAGGTAGACTCGACGAAGCTATGGACAATTTCAAAAAAGCTCTCCAGATCGATCCTACGCACGACGATACACTGTTCAACTATGCAAAAGTTCTTTTCGAAAATCACGATTATTTTGAATCGTGGCGTTATCTGACGAGGATCAAACAAAAAACTTGGGAAGTTTACGACATGCTCGGTGATACACAGCTGAGACAAAACAATTTTGCAATGACTATCCACTACTACAGGAAAGCTGCGGAACTTTCAAATCTTCCACAGATGAAAGAAAAGTACCAGCAGGCGAAGGATCAATACAAAAGATCTGAAAAACTTGCCATTTTTTGTTTGCCTGGCTTAGACAACTTCATAAAGGACATCGCTGACATACTTTCGAACATATACGATGTGAAATTGGTCGTGACGACCGACAGCAAACAGATCGTGGAGGCGTACAACTGGTCCGACATCGTCTGGCTCGAATGGGCCAACGAGATGGCCGTGGAGATAACGAACAAATTGAGCAAAGGTGACAAGAAAATTCTGTGTAGATTGCACAGTTACGAAGCCTTGGCAGGTTATCCAGAAAAAATAAACTGGCGAAACATCGATGTGCTCATTCTGGTCGCCGATCACATGCGTGATATCCTTGAAGATTATCATTCGCAGATTTACAAGGAAGTGTGTGACAAGATCATTATAATTCCTAACGGAGTCGATCTGAACAAATTCTCCTTCAAAGTGCACTCGCCTGGTTATAACTTAGCCATCGTTGCACATATAAATCACAAAAAAGATCCTGCCATGTGGTTGCAAGTCATTGGTATGCTTAAAAAATTGGATGAAAGGTACACTCTTCACATCGCAGGAGATTTTCAAGAAATTCGCTATGCAAATTACTTTAAACACTTCATCAAAGACGCTGGCCTTGAAAGAAATGTGAAGCTGTACGGTTTTGTAAAAAATATAGAAACATTCCTAGAAGACAAGAATTATCTCCTTTCAACAAGCATTCATGAAGGCCATCCTTACAATATCATGGAAGCCATGGCGAGAGGTATCAAACCAATTATTCATAACTATGCAGGTGCAAAAACGCAGTGGCCAAAAGAGCTAATATACAACTTCCTAGACGAGATAGTGACAAAACTAACCGATTATGGTTCAGAATCATATCGAAAATTCATAGAAGAAAGTCATTCGATCGAAAAACAGATCCATCGAATTTCAAGTTTGCTGTGTTCACAGAGGTGACTCGCAATGGTTGAGAAAAATCAACCCTCTCTGCTTGATTTTCTCGAAGGTAAAGCTTTTTCAGCAGGTTTACATCTTCAAATACCAGATCAACCATACTTGACACGATTTGAACTTTTAGAAAAACTTTTGAAAAACAAAACCGTTATTCACATTGGATTTGCTGATCATAAAGACCTCATTATGAGAAAGATTGAGAACAATACATGGCTACACAAAAGATTGATCGAAATATCGCAAGAGTGTGTGGGTATAGACATCGACTGTGA
This DNA window, taken from Pseudothermotoga sp., encodes the following:
- a CDS encoding glycosyltransferase, with the protein product MDQILQEIATFIQRGDFQKAKQFVDKIDSDVDRYNVLGIIFYHEGRLDEAMDNFKKALQIDPTHDDTLFNYAKVLFENHDYFESWRYLTRIKQKTWEVYDMLGDTQLRQNNFAMTIHYYRKAAELSNLPQMKEKYQQAKDQYKRSEKLAIFCLPGLDNFIKDIADILSNIYDVKLVVTTDSKQIVEAYNWSDIVWLEWANEMAVEITNKLSKGDKKILCRLHSYEALAGYPEKINWRNIDVLILVADHMRDILEDYHSQIYKEVCDKIIIIPNGVDLNKFSFKVHSPGYNLAIVAHINHKKDPAMWLQVIGMLKKLDERYTLHIAGDFQEIRYANYFKHFIKDAGLERNVKLYGFVKNIETFLEDKNYLLSTSIHEGHPYNIMEAMARGIKPIIHNYAGAKTQWPKELIYNFLDEIVTKLTDYGSESYRKFIEESHSIEKQIHRISSLLCSQR
- a CDS encoding class I SAM-dependent methyltransferase; translation: MVEKNQPSLLDFLEGKAFSAGLHLQIPDQPYLTRFELLEKLLKNKTVIHIGFADHKDLIMRKIENNTWLHKRLIEISQECVGIDIDCEAVEFAREKLSIPNVFCLDIVEADLPTEIRSARWDYALLGEVIEHINDPVRFLTSLRKKALRSSKFSDHYDSQRLQNQQF